In the genome of Pontibacillus halophilus JSM 076056 = DSM 19796, one region contains:
- the refZ gene encoding forespore capture DNA-binding protein RefZ: MKKETSKEKVKRAASLLFFTKGYAGTSIRDIASKANVNVSLISYHFKNKQGLLEYLMIQYFEPYLEMLVTIMDSEQENDPKKRFKHLIEAIIQYKQEHHQFTCFVHRELTLDNMFVREMMVTYLAKEKFYLSKAFKEAIHPTTLKASEKNYLFLQLKGMLTIPYLMPHDMMEEVSWNQSHEYFVRNYVATILSWMEHVYLKGTRTPKEGVI, encoded by the coding sequence TTGAAGAAAGAAACATCAAAAGAAAAAGTGAAGCGTGCAGCGTCCCTTCTGTTCTTTACAAAAGGTTATGCAGGTACTTCCATTCGTGACATTGCCTCTAAAGCCAACGTGAATGTTTCCTTGATTAGTTATCATTTCAAAAACAAACAAGGATTGCTTGAATATCTTATGATCCAATACTTTGAACCTTACTTAGAAATGCTTGTGACCATTATGGATTCTGAACAGGAAAATGATCCAAAGAAACGGTTTAAGCATTTGATTGAAGCCATTATACAGTATAAACAAGAGCATCATCAATTTACTTGTTTCGTTCACCGAGAACTAACCCTTGATAATATGTTTGTACGCGAGATGATGGTGACGTATTTAGCCAAGGAGAAATTCTACTTGTCGAAAGCGTTTAAAGAAGCGATTCATCCGACCACATTGAAAGCCTCTGAGAAGAATTATCTCTTTCTCCAACTAAAAGGCATGCTGACCATACCCTATTTAATGCCGCACGATATGATGGAGGAAGTGTCTTGGAACCAATCGCATGAGTACTTTGTTCGTAATTACGTAGCAACTATTCTCAGTTGGATGGAACACGTTTACTTGAAGGGGACCAGAACCCCTAAGGAAGGCGTTATTTAA
- a CDS encoding GAF domain-containing protein: MFEVENYSGNSEKDYELLLKQLQALIEDENDSTANLANASSLLNEFLKEVNWVGFYLYKEEQLILGPFQGKPACVRIPYGKGVCGTAIADGTVQRVEDVHQFPGHIACDAASQSEIVVPLYKDGEIFGVLDIDAPVKGRFSEVDEKYLKQFCDILIQYV, from the coding sequence ATGTTTGAAGTCGAAAACTACAGCGGCAATAGCGAGAAAGATTATGAACTTCTTCTTAAGCAGTTGCAGGCACTAATTGAAGACGAGAACGATTCAACAGCAAATTTAGCTAACGCATCATCCCTATTAAATGAATTCCTAAAAGAAGTAAATTGGGTTGGGTTCTATCTTTATAAAGAAGAACAACTTATTCTTGGGCCATTCCAAGGGAAGCCAGCTTGCGTGCGTATTCCTTACGGTAAAGGAGTATGTGGAACCGCCATCGCTGACGGAACTGTCCAGCGTGTAGAAGACGTTCACCAATTCCCTGGCCACATCGCATGCGATGCAGCAAGCCAATCTGAAATTGTTGTACCACTTTACAAAGATGGAGAAATCTTTGGTGTACTAGACATTGACGCACCAGTTAAAGGACGCTTCAGTGAAGTAGATGAAAAATATCTAAAACAATTTTGTGACATTTTAATTCAATATGTATAA